The Fusarium falciforme chromosome 8, complete sequence region CTGATCCTAGGAATGGAACGTTGAACTCTTCGGCCATGGATTTTCCGCCTCCCGATCCAAAGATGTCGGTGCATTCTGAGCAGTGTGGGCAGACGTAGCCGCTCATGTTCTCGACGACTCCAAGGACACGGATGCCTGTCTTGGTGCAAAAGTTGAGTTCCTTGCGAACGTCTGCTGTAGCAACGGCTTGGGGAGTTGTCACGACGACTGCGCCCGCGACCTGTCCTGGTCTGGCATCTCTCTGCAGTGTCTCGGCTAGCGAGATGTGTTCGTCGCTTGTTCCGGGCGGCGTGTCAATCAGTAGGTAGTCTGTCTCGTCCCATAGCACATCCTTGAGGAATTGTCGGATCATGGCTGTCTTCTTTGGGCCTCTCCAAACAACTGCATCGCCCCTCTTTGGGAGGAGAAACCCTAGACTCATGGCATGAAGACTGCCCAGGCCTTTAGACTCATCGGCTTCGTGCACGAGCACTGGAGCCCATCCACCAGGGACCTGGGTGACCTTGGATGCTTCGATAGACAGCATGCGGGGAATGGACGGGCCTGTGAGATCGACATCGAGGATACCGACAGAGTGACCAGAAGAAGCGAGAGATAGAGCGAGCTGGGTAGTGACAGAAGACTTGCCGACTCCGCCCTTGCCCGAGAGGACCTAACCAGTCAGCGGAATGGTGGTATAGGGTAAAGAGACTCACCAGGACGAtgttcttgaccttgtcgaggCTCATGATGATGCTTGAGGCAGACAAACGGCAGAGTCGCGATGCTGAGTCGAgatttgatggtgttgattaGAAAGCTGCTTCTTTACTAAGCCTCGGGATGGATTGGCCGATCGGAGTACGGTGCGAATTCGGAGAGTGAGGGGGAGGGGTAACTGACGATGTCATGGTGGATGCAGGTACGGTTCACAGTGTGTGCATACAGTACGCATAAAACGGCTTCAATGCATCTGCATTATCAGGTCACTTTATGTATTATGCCTACCACGAACTCTTGCATGGATTGCTggtattattatcttattgaCTGGGATGCTGTAGTTACACTTGCTTATCTGCATAGAGCCCATAAGCTCATCTCGCTGCATAGCTCACCTAATGTCATAGCTTACGGGATCACCGTTATCTCGTACTTCACATCAGCCTCAAAGCTCAGCCTGTCGCAAACGATTATTTACTAGGGTAACGTATAATATGGGTATCTATCTAAAAGCACTTTTCCGTACCGACCAGTCCCAAGCCTGCCCGACCTCGGAGTGCCGCCTCCATCCAGGGCCCATGCCCATCCGCCGCCATGCCAGTGATGTCCCCCAAAGAGATGAAGAATACAGAAttagaagagaagaaagcgCTGACCAAGGAAAAGTCCATCTGACGAGTGCCCGTGGGCGATACAAAATACATGTGAAcagttaaaagaaatagagTGCCACCAGTGCCTCTCCAGCCTTGGCTGTACGCCTTGCTGGGCTCGGCTTGGCCACGTCGCGACGTTTGTGCTCATCGTGACTCTGTAGGCCTGACGAGCACGAGGTGCAACGAGTAAACTCGGATCCTCTCTCAGTCTGGGCTGTGCTGTGGTAACGCCACGAGTCGGTAGTTGTGTGTTCTGTCAATCTGTTGTCTGACGCTGAGGCTTCTAGGGGGTTTCCTTGCGGCAGCTCGGGGCTACCGAAGGTGCAACTGTAGCAGGAGAATCCATCAAGAATTGCACAGACTCTCGCTTGCAAATGATGATGGGTCGCTTCTCAGCACAGTAACCAAGAAGCTGTGCGTGCTCTGGGAGAGTCTCGGGAACAGAGTTGATGAAGCGGACGATTGGGCCCCCGTCAAACGTGAGCCCAACCACTTCTCCCTTGTAGTCATTGTCAGAGTCAGACTCTTCATCGGGGTTGACCGAGATGGTGTTACTGTCTATGTTAGTTGAGCCTCGTATCGATGATCATGGTGCTTACGCTTGACTCATGGGAGGACCGATGTCAAAGTCCATCTTCTTGCGCTGAAGCTTCTTCTTAACACGCTTCTTGGTGCAATCGTGGAACAGATGGAGGACACCGGCGATGACAAGCACCGGAGTACCGAGAGCAAGAGCCCATGGTCTGGATGGTTGGATGGTTAGCTGGGTCAGTCTGTGGATGCTTCCGAGGGACTTACGGATGGCGTCGGCCTCTGAGCGAGTgagcaagggcaaggatgaTGCCCATCATGGCGATAAGAGATCCAACTTGGATCATTGTCCAGGTGGACCAGTAGAGGGAGATGagatcttctccatcacagAACTGAAGAGCAAGGATGGAGTAGGCTtccatgacgacgatgacggtcGAGACCGAGACACAGCCAAGACACATAAAGATGGACTGTCGTAGACGTTTCGTTCGAAGTCCGGGGTTGTGGGCAAGTTTTTCGAGTGCTGCTTGACCTCTGCTACATGTTAGAAAGATACAAACAATCAAACACAAGACATACCTGATGTAGGTCCATGATGCCACAAACAAGACCAAAAGATTGGACACAAACATGACCCAGTAGATAATCTTGAACTGCCATCTCACCATGTGCGAGGCGAACTGAGCATACTTCTCGCACAACTCCTGGTTAGGAGCCTCTCGTGTGAATAGGGAAGACATGGTTATCGATGATGAGTCTGGGTCTGGATGGTCTGGACCGCATAGGGCGCATCCCCAGATCTAAATAGTTGGCGAGATGAAAGACATGGGGCAGTGCAAAGAACCTACAGTGAATCCATTGTGCCATGGCGTACAGACCCCCGCCAGACGACACGCAATGCCGGGAGCATATGTCGTCGCCAAGAGCCCAAGGCGACGATCACCCTGGCGGTTTCGTCTTGGGCTCAGGGAGAAGTGGAACTTGGCGCTGATTGTGTGTCTTGATTGTTCAGACTTTCCACGGTGAGCTCTCGCATCCCGGTTCGGCCCCGACAGCTCACCGCAGCCGGAAGAGGTTCCCGTCGGTAAATGAGGCTCTGTGCTTTTTGTGCCAGGGTGAGTTGGGCAATGATAGTTAAAATTCCATCAGGCTTCGACCACGAGGGGGCAGCAAGGTTGTGATTGGACGTGCCTGGGCTCCAGGAGGTCTGAGATCTGAGATTATGTGGTTGCACGAGAGATCGGGCACCAGTCAATCTCGCAGCGCCGCTAAGCTTTGTTTGCGCCAAGGATGACTGCCGGGGGTGCCCTTGCGCCAAGATAAGAGGCGATATTGCCAGTCGTACCTATTGAGGCAGTGAGAGAGGGTGAGACGCACGGGAGACCAGATACGTGCCGTGCCAAGCCGGGGAAGAGCTTACCCCCCTGTCGAATCTTGGCCGGGGGCTCTGGTCAGATCCGTTAAGGAGTCGTCCCAGGCGTTCGGTTAAGCCCAGTAATTAAACCATTCCCATGGGTCAAGTGCATGGACGTTTTATAGGCTTGAAAAAACGACAGAAAATTCTGTACCCTGAATAAAACACTGCAAATCGAACCATGGCATGGCTACACGGGCCGTTGGGCACAATTGTGACTCCCGACCTGTTGGCTTCCCTGCATGCGGCATGTGGTAGGACAGGGATTCCCATTCGGAGGCCGCCAAGAGATGGATTGTGACTGTTTGCTCTTCAGTGAGACAGTGCACAAACATGCATACAGTAAGATGCATCCAGTACAGTATCTGGACGATCAGCCAAGACTCAAGCCTCACCCGTGTGGATCTCGGTACTTGGCCGCCAACAAGCTGAGTGATCTGCAGCCTTATACACGCCGTCTTTTACTGGTTACTGACTCGATCCTACTGCTAAGCCCCTCGATTACGACTCATCGCGTCCTGTTTCACCACGTCTTGGCTTGACTGACTGTGAATGTTGAATCTCAACTCTTATCGCCAAGCTCTACACAGGAATGTACAACCTGACGCGTCATTGGTTGAAACAAAGGATCACAGATACAAACGGAAGCTCCAGGCTAGCTGCATCCTCTGCCAAGCGACGGTTGGACGATGGACCTCGAGTTAAGTCTATTTACAACCTTAATGGCTGTATCACCGACAACTTCACGGCGTGTTCGGTCAAATTCTTGCAAATTCGCAAGCTCTACGTCATTCTGCGGATAGTCGTCAAGAAACCCCAGTCTTATCGTGATCGTCGCGAGATCCATTATTTCATGGGGAATTCCCCAGCCAAGCCTCGTAATAGTCTGTAGAGTTGTCGATCGCTGGATAGACACTGATAGCGTCAGTATTGGTCGAAATTGGTTGAGGTGGCTGTGTTTAGGAGATTGAATCACACGCGTCGTCTGAGACAGTTGACAAGAGCAATGATTAAGCTTATCTTGACCGCCAGGAGATCCAATCACCGAGGGTCGATCCCCATGTGCGTTTGTCTATCGCTCGTAGTACGACTGCGGGCGTGATAACGTCATCTGGAGTTTGAGTCACTCAAAGGAGGATCTGCTGGTATCCGTATGACGCGCAATTCGGGTTCCACAGACGGATAGAGTCTCGGTTGCGAGTTGAGTAATCTGTTCATTGCCGAATCTGGTCTGGGGATGGATCGAGGATCGAGGGGATCGAGGATTGCGGAGGATGTGGAGGATgcggagatggagatggagaggcgGAGATGGAGAGACGAAGGACGGAGGATCCGGAGGAGACGTGGAGCGTCAACTGCCGAGCCAACAGGGTGCCCACTTCTATTGAAATTTCGTTCCACCTCACAGTTCATCTGGTCTAGGTTAGTTGAGAATGTCACTGAACGATGGTCTCATTGTTGGCTGCATGCTCTCTTACCCTACATGCATTGATAGAGTGGCTTGAGACAGCTCGAACCGTCCTTGTTAAGGAGCAGGTGCTAAATGCATGCATTGTGGTTCGTTCGCTGCTCTTATCCATTGTCATTGTTGACCGTCTTTTCGTCAGCTGACTAGAAACTTTGTCTAGATAATCAAGCTGAAAGCTTTTGGCCACTTGTCATCTCCCAAGTTTCTGTCACTTGTCAACTTGGACTTTACTGGTCTGGAATGGTCTGAGCATTATTTAAAGCCCAACAATGGGTCCTGAGCCCTTGAGGCCCAAGGGGCACAAAATCGATCAAGCAAAAATCACACAAAAATCATTCGAGATAAGGCCATCTATTTATCAAATACCAAAATTGAGGCCAGCCTGACTTATCACGGCGAAAAGAGAAAACAATTGACATGTGAAACCCATGCATCAAGCTGACATGTGCTGAAACCAAATCCACCACTCAGGCTGACGCGTCGACCCGGCTAGTTCTCATCCGGTTTTAGCTGTCGGGTTCTCAACTCCCCGAGGGTCCATTCATCCGTCCGGGCCAATAGACATCCCGGCAGCTTCATTAGATAGGCTGGCGGCAGAACGTTGCACCGGCGGTTTGACCAGGGTTTGTGGCTGTGTAGTCGAAACGTTGAAGCCTCCGTGTTGAGAATTAGATAAAAGCGATGTGATGGGCGATGGAAAAGAAAACTCAGTAGACAAACGCAAATATGGAGCCGATACTGAAGACCAAGAGAACAGCTCATGAGGCAGACAAGTCAATATCTTCTCGGTTTATTGACCTCGTCAAGGTAAGATCCATGTCAGTTGCACGGCCCAACTAACAAATTAGTTCTTATCAACCCTCAAATCAGATCTAGATCTCGCCAATGTCACTGCTCCGCCTTTCTTCTTGGCCCCCTCTTCAGTTGTCGAAAACCCCGGCAGCTGGGCCCAACGCCCATCAATATTTACAGCTGCTGCAGTCGAGCCAGATCCAGCTAGGCGCAGTCTATCAATACTGCAAATGTTCCTGGCTGGCCTACGGAACCAACTCTACGTCGGAGGTGCACCAAATGTTAGCATCAAGAAGCCCCTGAATGCATTCCTTGGAGAATTGTTTCTTGCATCATGGACCGACTCAGATAGCACGGTTAGACTGGTTGTCGAGCAGGTTAGTCATCATCCACCGATCACGGCAATGCACATTGCCAGCAAGGAGCATGGCATAAGAGCAGATGGCTACGGAAGGGTGGAAATGACGTTTAACGGCAACATCAACATTAAACAAATCGGTCACGCGATAATCCACATTGACAAGTTTGACGAGGACTACTTGGTACCGTTGCCAAACGTCCTTGTCCGCGGCTTTCTATCGGCCTGTCTTTATCCTGAAATCATCGGCACATACAGTATCGTTTCGAGTTCTGGATACGTGTCAGAAATCAACTTTTCCGGCACAGGCTTCTTTCGAGGAAAGAGAAACTATTTCGAGGCACGAGTCTACCACAAAGATAAGCCCAAAAAGTCATGTTTCAGGTTGTCAGGAATCTGGAGCGACGGTTGGAAGATAACTGATGGCGACGGGAAACTGCTGGAAACCTATGACGCCTCAACCGTCCCTGTACCAATCAGCATCGACCCTCTCGAGGAACAAGACCACCGGGAGTCTCGGAACGCATGGAAGGACGTCATATCGGCTCTTGAAAGAGGCAACTATCGAGCAGCGTCTGCAGCAAAGAATGACATCGAGGAAGCCCAACGacaaaagagaagagaagaggagagacagGGAAAGACATGGAAACCTTTGCTATTCAGCAGCATCCCCGGAGACGAGCATCACATCTTTCACCGTCTGGCAGAGGGCACAAATTGGCAGCTCCTAGCTGAACAAACCAAAGGCGTATGGAGGATCGACGAACCGGGGAATGGCTTGGCAGATGTAGTTGCGGAACGAGTTAGATAAGGTTGCCCGGCCATTAGGCCTCTATAATGTCTAGATGAATGCTCCGCACTCAAGCCTCATGACTCGCAACGTAGGCCAGCTCAGCTATTTTCTTGGCAGCAATTTCCCGTCCCTCCCCACCGGCATGGATCTTTTCAGCCAgtttcttggccttttcccGCATAGATAAGCTTGCTTCTCCGCCGTCGAGCACCTTGAGTAGGGACTGGCTTAGATGATCGACAGTCCAGTCGGGGTTGGTGCCTCGGCATGCCCAGACTCCGACCCCAATGTTTTCAGCTAGGGCAGCGTATCCGTATAGGTCAGCCCACAGGGGGATGATGATATGGGGAACTCCAGCACTGTGGGGGTTAGCAGATGACGTCTCTGGGGGCTTAGACATACTAGATGGCTTCGTTGTAGCAGTTGGCTCCTCCGTGGTGGACCGAGGCTGCAATGTATCCTGAAGAAAGGAGAGAGGTTGGATCAATGGTGAGCCACTTTTCCATCTTAAGTCGACCGCTGTCAAGATGAGGCTTTAGCTGCGCAAAAATGTCGTCCGAGTAGTCTCCGTGCTTGTTAAACTTCCACAGCACCTGCACGTCTGTCTTGTCGAGCAGGGTTGCGAGGGCTTCTCCCATTATGGAAGCCTGTGTTTCCGACCACTACTTTTGTTAGAATAGTCTGCTCGTGGGGGATCTACTTACAGAAACTGTGCTTCCTAGGTTGACCAATAGCGTTGGTGCCTTCTTCAGCCACTCGACCAACTTGGGGTCTTGCTCCTCGGCTGGGGCTGCTGAAACTACGATTGGTCCAGCAAGAGTGACATTGGGCGGGATATAATCGACCGGGATAGTAGCTCCCTCTGCCGTCATGCTGATCCAAGGTGCATCCTGTCGATAAATGGAAAAGAAGTTGATGGGATCCTGCAGGCCCTTTTCTCGGAGGATCTTGCGCTTGGCGCTGAGACCAGGAGTCATGACGACACTGTAGATGAATTTCATGTTGAGGTAGATGTTCTCAGGAAGATTCTTCCAAGGCACAGGGAAATCAAAGCCTGATGACATGCTGCAACAGTTAGAAGCGTGACCGGGACAATGTGAGCCACTCACGCTGGATATTTCCAAAACATGCTTCCATAGGGCTGATCCCCCAAAAAGTTGTCGACAACAGAGTTAGGACTGATGATGGCATGCAGGCGGTTCATGTCACGAGCCGCATCTATGCCAGGTCGAAACAGTGTATCCAGTACGACAACGGCAGGGTCAACGTCTTTAATGATGGCTTGCATCTCTTGATACAGTGAGAAATGGTCCTCTGCCGACCACGGAGAGATCCATAGCTGCATATCCTCGCACAGATGATCAATGCCAGCCATACCCGGCGGGTGAGGGATGTTGTCAAGTGACTTGCCAACCTGCTCTATCGAATCGGCGTACGAGGGTCCACTAAGCTTGTGAAACACGACACCTCGGGACTCGGGATTGTGTTTTCGTGCAAAATGCGAGATCCTCTCTAGCTTGCTAGCAATCTTGGAGAAGGAAGCAAAATGAACCTCGATATCCGGGTGCTTCTCGAGTAATGCTGACGCCGTAGCGATGTGCACGTTTGATAGGCCATGTTCCTCGTTAACCAGAAACAGAGCCGTCTTATTCCGGCCTTGAATGGGTGTCGGATGCTGCGGGGAGTCCTGAGCAAAGAGCAGGGCCAACGCTGCGATCAGCAACGAGCCTAGAAGAAACCGTTTGAACATCTTGATGATTATGATGAGGGATTTTGAAAGATCACAGACCGTAAGATGCGGAAGAAGCGAAAGTAAGATGTGATTACGAAACGGGGGTTTTGTAACGCGACAGGGGTTCGTGATCCTTTGGGTTACGCTCTCTCGCACCGACCACGCAGATTAGTTTCCGTGTTATTGGGTTGTCCCCACCGCTTCTTTGAGAGATTAGTTTCCGCATTTGGCATCTTACGAGTGGGATCAAAGGCTAGTCCTGTGCTGAGCAGTTTACCTATTGGAGCTGCGATAGAGCCGAATCTCTTGGACTGGTTCAGTTCATCACTCAACCACCGTCTCTCGGAAGTCTCGGCCACTTGGTGGAGCAGTGATTATCTGGAACCCACCTTGATGGAAAGCATGAGCCCTCGTTTGGAGAGGGCATGAAGTGTCACTAATATCGGACAGGAGATGGGCTAAGCAATGATTCAATGCTCCTGGGCTTTTTAAGGGTCAATAGCAGACCATATGGTATTATGGACAACCTTGGAGTTAGAACGTATCAGTGCAAGCCTCTAGTTGTGTTGATCGAAACAGATTGATAGGGACGAATCCTATGATGTTCAGCAGCACGTGTCAGCGCCTCCAAGTCATGGAAACTTGGTAAAAGCTTTCACAAAGCTTGCTTCTAGCTCGCCATCGTTTAATTGGCGCCAGGTAGAAATCTGCTCATCCGGCTCTGATTTAGGGGCGACAATGCATCATGTGTTCAAATCATCTGGTGGGATGCTAAGGTCGCTGAATAATTTGACAGGCTATCATACACTCACATCTCAGGCTCCCTCTCCCTGTGTTGCCCCAAAGAACTGCGACGACCAAGCCATGGAATCAATAATCTCGGCTGGCCAGTTTTGTGGCGTTGGAGTTTGCTCTAGTGTTAAATCCCCCTCTAAACTAACGTATTCCAGGGCTGGCATTTGTGTGGGCATTTGGATCGCATTAGACTGCAATGTCTGTGTGATCTCTGGTTGAAGTTGTTTGCTGTGCTCTTGAATGTGTTAGCAAAGAAATGACTGGTTGAAAGTACTCACTCTTCCACTCGAAGCCACATTGCTTCAACCCCTTGATCATATCCCTTGCTACTCTTGCACTCTTGGAGTTGACGCTGAGTGCTTCAAACATCTTGAGGCACGTTTCAGCATCGTCTCGAAGACCTTCGCTGTCAAAAACGCTGTGGTCGTCAATAGGGGGCTGAACAAAGATGCTCGAAACAAGCAGGATGGAGCCAGCGCATATCAGACATGAAATCATCTGCCACCAAGGAAACTCGTGGACCAAGTCCTTTTCGTCGGATACGTGATGCAAAAGACGGGCAGTCTCTCGTGCTTCACTGGCGCATGTCTTTTCGAAAAGAGTCAGAAGTGGCCAGTCCAATGCCACAGACGAGTCGTCCAGTTGTCGGAGAAGAGGGTAGCAGAGGTATGGTCGGTGGATGAGTGCGCGAAGATGGTGATATTTGATGGCGAGCATGTTTCGCTTGGCGTGTTAGCGAGTGTAGAGAACCATGGTTTCAACTTACCTGTCTTCTGAATGCAACACTGGGATCAAATGCATGCCCGAGATCAAATCGAAGCTTTCGAGGGAGATTCATCTTCCACTCGACGAGCTGTCGGTCTA contains the following coding sequences:
- a CDS encoding Cytosolic Fe-S cluster assembly factor CFD1 — translated: MSLDKVKNIVLVLSGKGGVGKSSVTTQLALSLASSGHSVGILDVDLTGPSIPRMLSIEASKVTQVPGGWAPVLVHEADESKGLGSLHAMSLGFLLPKRGDAVVWRGPKKTAMIRQFLKDVLWDETDYLLIDTPPGTSDEHISLAETLQRDARPGQVAGAVVVTTPQAVATADVRKELNFCTKTGIRVLGVVENMSGYVCPHCSECTDIFGSGGGKSMAEEFNVPFLGSVPMDAQFITLVEEGRRPTYPSGTTVNGKDLSTPQGEGESLVDKYRDCSLFHVFEAITDKVRANASNAQT